The genome window AAAAATTGCCGCAAAGAATGATGTTGCGATTGGCTTTTCTATATCTCAGCTTTTGAGGGCAAACCCATATGAGAGAGCCAACATTTTGAAGTTCATGATGAAGAACTGGCAGCTCGTTGAGAAGTACAAAGTGCCGAGGTTCTTAACATCTTCAGCTGAAAATTTGTGGGAAGTTAGGGCTCCGAGAGATTTAATGAGTTTAGGAATTGCTCTAGGAATGGAGATTCCCCAAGCAAAGGCTTCAGTTAGTTTTTATCCCGAAAAAATTGTAAAGAGAAAATAGATTATAAGTGACTAATATCCTTTCAAAATCGGGATCTCTCCGGGCTCGTAGTCTTGAAGTTTGCCCTCCAAAAAGTCTGCATAACCCTTTAAGTCTAGTAGTCCATGTCCGCTGAGGTTGAATAGTATGACTTTTTCCTCTCCCTTCTCCTTTGCCTCCAAAGCCAAATCTATCGCTCCCTTTACAGCGTGAGCACTCTCTGGTGCTGGAACGATACCTTCGGTTCTTGCAAATAGAACTGCCGCCTCAAACACTTCTGTCTGGTGATATGCCCTAGGCTTAACTATACCGTGGTTTATTAAAATGCTCAGTGTTGGAGCTAAGCCATGATACCTCAAGCCGCCGGCGTGGATTGGGGGAACATAGTAAGTGTGGCCCAAGGTGTGCATTTTTATCTTCGGCGTTAGCCTTCCGCTGTCTCCGTAGTCGTAAGTGTAAACTCCTCTCGTCATTGATGGCGCTGCTCTCGGCTCTATCGCATAGAACTCATACTCCGCTTTGCCCTTTAAAACGTCTCTAACGAACGGATAAGCTAAGCCAGCAAAGTTGCTTCCGCCTCCAACACAGCCAACGATTGTTGTTGGCTCTTCACCAAGTAGCTCCATTTGAAGCCTTGCTTCCTCTCCAATAATTGTCTGGTGCATTAAAACGTGATTTAAAACACTACCCAATGAGTAGCGAGCATTTTCGTCATTCAAAACATCTTCTATAGCTTCACTTATTGCTATTCCTAACCCTCCTGGATGGTTGGGGTCTTGAGCTAAAAACTTCCTTCCGACGTTTGTTCTATCACTTGGCGATGGAAAGATTTCGGCTCCATAGGTCTGCATTAGTATTTTTCTGTAAGGCTTCTGCTGGTAGCTTGCCCTTGCCATGTACACCCTAATCTTCAGTCCAAACAAAGCCCCTGCTAAGGATAAAGCTGTTCCCCACTGACCTGCGCCAGTTTCGGTGACTAATCTTTCAATACCTTGATTTTTAGCGTAATAAGCTTGAGCTAAAGCTGTGTTTATCTTGTGGCTTCCTGTTATCGTTGCCCCTTCATATTTGAAGTAAATCCTTGCTGATGTTTTCAAAGTTTTTTCAAGATTTGTTGCCCTAAATAGCGGTGTTGGTCTTCCAATCTTGGCATATATCTCTAAAATTTCCTCTGGTATTTTAATGAACCTTTCACTGCTCATCTCCTGCTTAACTAACTCTTCAGCAAAAATTCTCTTCAGTTTCTCTGGGCTTATTGGCTCATCTGTCTCTGGGTCTAATGGCGGAGCTAATGGCTCTGGCAAATCTGGCAAAATGTTGTACCACTTCGTTGGCATTTCCTCTGGCTTCAAAACGGCTTTAACTTTCTCCATTTAAATCACCTCCGTAGTTTTTGTTAAAAAAGTCCCAAAAGTGAGGGAATAAGAGTTAGAAAAACTAATCCCTTCAATTGTGTAGGAACGGACAGAACAAACTAACCTTAAGTTGTTAGATCCAAATAAAAGCTTTCCAAAAACACTCCCTCCAGATTACACTAAGAGACGTGCCAAAAACGATCCCGCCCTTCAGCTGTAAAACTAACCGAGAAACCTAGGAAGCCTTCACTCTCAGCTCCAAAAACAATCACTCCTGATCGTCATGGTGCATCGAAGCTTGTAAATGTGTCCTAACTTTAAAAGGTTTTTGGGGCCAATTTTGACAGACTGTCCTCTTGATGGGGGGAATATTAGTACCTTTTTGGCATTTTGCCAAGGACAAAAGCTTTAATACGGTCTCCCCAACTTTCTAACATGAAAGAGAGACCAAAAACTTTACCACCAACGCTTAGGGATAAGCATCGCTACATTGCTTTTCAAGTAATTGGGGAAAGGAATTTCAAAAAAGACGAAATTAAAAAAGCAATTTGGGATGCTTCTCTTAGAGTTCTTGGGGAATTAGGAACTGCAAGGGCAAAGCCTTGGTTCATCAAGTTTGACGAAAAAACTCAAACCGGAATTGTTAGATGTGATAGAAGGTATGTGGAGGAAGTTCGTTTTGCTTTAGCTATGCTCACTGAAATTAGTGGTTCAAAAGCCATAATAAGGACGCTTGGAGTTTCCGGGACAATAAAGCGTTTAAGGATGAAGTTTCTAAAAGAATTTGGGTGGTAAGACGACAAAGGAGAAAGAATTTCTCCCTCTTGTCCGCATAGAAAAGCTTAATTATCAACTCCAATAACTTATCAATCGGAGAGTATATAAAGCAAAGAGCGGAAGTTTAACTTAATCAAAAGTTACGATAACTCATGAGGTGATGTAAAATGGCGTTTGTACCACCACAAGCTGGGTATGATAGGGCTATAACTGTTTTCAGCCCTGATGGGAGGCTTTTCCAAGTACAATACGCAAGAGAAGCAGTTAAAAGAGGTGCAACAGCTGTAGGAGTAAAGTGTAAGGAAGGAGTTGTTCTGGCTGTAGAAAAAAGAGTAACAAGCAGATTAATTGAGCCGGAAAGCTATGAAAAGATTTTCCAGATTGACGACCATATAGCAGCTGCTTCGAGCGGTATAATAGCAGATGCAAGGGTTTTGGTTGATAGGGCTCGTTTAGAGGCTCAAATTTACCGCTTAACATATGGGGAACCAGTCCCACTTACCGTTTTGGTGAAGAAGATTTGCGACCTCAAGCAGATGCACACCCAATATGGGGGTGTTAGACCCTTCGGTGCTGCTCTTTTAATGGCGGGTGTCAATGAAAAGCCAGAGCTCTTTGAAACAGATCCAAGTGGTGCATACTTTGAGTGGAAGGCAGTAGCAATAGGAAGCGGCAGAAACACAGCTATGGCAATCTTTGAAGAGAAGTACAGAGAGGACATGACACTCGAGGATGCAATAAAGCTAGCTGTCTTAGCTTTGGCAAAGACGATGGAAGAGCCTTCACCAGAGAACATAGAAGTGGCAGTGATCACAGTTGAGGAAAAGAAGTTCAAGAAGATAAGTAAAGAGAAAGTTGCAAAGTGCCTTGAGGAAGCTTTGAAAGAGGCTGAAGAAGAGGAAGTTGCTGAGAAGGAGGAAGATTATACTGAATTAGACAGCAACTACTGAGGTGGTGGCAGTGCCAATAGATGTTGACAAAGCAGTGATTGCAAGGTTAAAGACACATGGGGAGACATTTGAGATTTTGGTTGACCCTTATCTTGCCAGAGACTTCAAGGAGGGCAAAGATGTTCCAATAGAGGAAATTCTTGCCACTCCCTATGTTTTTAAAGATGCACACAAGGGAGATAAAGCGAGTGAGCATGAGATGGAGAAAATCTTTGGAACAAGTGACCCATATGAAGTTGCGAAGATAATTCTCAAGAAAGGAGAAGTTCAGCTCACAGCCCAGCAGAGGAGAGAGATGCTTGAGGAAAAGAAGAGGCAGATAGCTACGATAATTCACAAGCATGCAGTTGACCCAAGAACAGGATATCCTCACCCAGTTGACAGAATTCTTAAAGCCATGGAGGAAGCTGGAGTTAGGGTTGACGTCTTTAAAGATGCCGAAGCTCAAGTTCCCGATGTCATAAAAGCTATTCGAAGATTCTTACCGCTCAAGATTGAGGTTAAAGTGATAGCTGTAAAGATACCTTCGGATTATGTAGGAAAAGCATACGGAGAAGTTAGAAAATTCGGAACAATTAAGAGGGAAGAGTGGGCAAGCGATGGTTCATGGATGTTCCTTATTGAAATCCCAGGTGGAGTTGAAGAAGAGTTTTATGAGAAGCTTAATGCCCTTACAAAGGGCAATGTTATAACTAAACTTATAGAGAGGAAGGGACTATGAGAAGGGTTTTTGTACAAAATAGGGAATTAGTGGTTCCAGGAACGCTATTGGCACAGGGACCGTTCAAGAACGGCAGAGGAACTTTCAAAGAAGGGAACAGGATTTACTCAACAGTTGTTGGCCTCGTAGACATAAGAAATGACTTCATAAGGGTTATTCCTCTTGAAGGACCATACATTCCAGAAGTTGGAGACAATGTCATTGGAAAGATCATTGATGTAAAATTCTCAAGCTGGACTGTAGACATCGGAGCGCCTTATCAAGCAACATTAAGAATACAGGATGCTGTTGAAGAAAAAATTGACCTCTTGAAGACAGACTTAAGGAAAATATTTGATATTGGAGACATAATCTATGCGAAAGTGAAAGCCTTCAATGAAGTGAACCAAATTGACCTAACAACTAAGGGAATGCCCTTTAACGGCGGTCCATTAAAGGGTGGACAGATTGTAAAAATAACCCCATCTAAAGTGCCCCGTTTGATTGGTAAGGGCGGTTCTATGATAAATCTAATCAAAAAAATGACCCAGACAAGGATTATTGTTGGACAAAACGGATGGGTATGGGTCAGCGGAAGAAAAGAGGAGCTTGAGAGAGTTGCAATTGAGGCAATACTGAAGGTTGATAGAGAAAGCCATACACAAGGACTGACTGATAGAGTAAAAGAGCTGCTTTTGACAAGATTGAAAGAACTCAAAGACCAGGGAATTATTGAGGAAATACCTCAAATAGAAGAGGGTGAAGAAAATGATGGGAAAGCCTGAGGATATAAAGCTTATTAATGAGAATGGAAGGAGAATTGATGGCAGAAAAAAGTATGAGCTCAGACCAATTAAAATGGAAGTTGGTGTTTTGAAGAACGCTGATGGATCTGCTTATGTAGAATGGGGTAAGAATAAAATTCTTGCTGCAGTTTATGGGCCAAGAGAAATTCATCCAAAGCACTTACAGAGACCAGATAGGGCAATATTAAGAGTTAGATACAACATGGCTCCCTTCAGTGTCGAAGAGAGGAAAAAACCTGGACCAGACAGGAGGAGCGTTGAGATAAGCAAGGTCATCAGAGGGGCATTGGAGCCAGCGATCATACTTGAATTATTCCCAAGGACTGCAATTGATGTTTTCATTGAGGTTCTTCAAGCAGATGCAGGAACGAGAGTTGCCGGAATTACTGCTGCTTCTCTAGCATTGGCAGATGCGGGAATTCCTATGAAGGACTTAGTCTCAGCATGTGCTGCTGGAAAGATTGAGGGGCAGATTGTTCTTGACTTGAACAAGGAAGAGGACAACTATGGAGAAGCAGATGTCCCAGTTGCAATAATGCCAATAAAGAACGACATAACCCTTCTTCAGATGGATGGCTACTTGACAAAAGATGAGTTCCTTGAAGCTGTGAGATTAGCGATAAAGGGAGCAAAAGCAGTCTACCAGAAACAAAGGGAGGCATTGAAGGAGAAATATCTCAAAATAGCCCAGGAGGTAGGTGAGTAAAATGGAAGTTATGGCTTCGATTATGAAAGACCACATCATTGAACTCCTCAAAGAGAGGAAGAGAATTGATGGGAGAGGCTTGGAGGATTTAAGACCTCTTGAAATAAAAGTTAATGTCATTGAAAAGGCTGAGGGCTCAGCATGGGTTAAGCTCGGTAATACTCAAGTTCTCGTTGGAATTAAGCTTGATTTGGGCGAACCCTTCCCGGATTTGCCAGATAAGGGTGTTATGACAACGAACGTTGAGCTCGTTCCATTAGCTTCACCGACCTTTGAGCCGGGTCCTCCAGATGAGAGGGCAATTGAGCTGGCTAGAGTTGTTGACAGAGGAATAAGGGAAAGCCAAGCAATTGACTTAGAAAAGCTCGTCATTGTTCCAGGAAAGCTCGTCAGAGTAGTCTTCATTGACGTTCATGTCCTTGACCACGATGGGAACCTCATAGATGCCGCAGGAATTGGAGCAATTGCAGCTCTGCTTTCAACAAAGATGCCAAAAATTGAGTACAACGAAGAGACTGGCGAAGTTGTGATACTTGATGAGTATGAGCCGTTACCAGTAACAAAAATCCCAATTCCAGTGAGCTTTGCTAAGATTGGAGGAACAATAGTTGTTGACCCAAATCTTGAAGAAGAGCAGGTAATGGATGGGAAATTAACAATAACAACAGATGAGAATGGCCACATCTCAGCAGTGCAGAAGAGCGAAGGTGGAAGCTTCAAGCTCGAAGAAGTCATGTATGCAGTTGATGTTGCATTCAAGAAAGCTCAAGAGATTAGAGAGAAGATTCTTGAGGCTGTAGGAAAGAAGGAGTAAACCCTTTTTGTTTTATTCCTATTATTCTTTGGGAGTTTTTAGGAAAAAATTAAAAATAAAAACATCTCATCACTCTACTGAGATGTTTAAACTATATTCGCCTGCATATGCTCCGCCCGCATGATAAATGGAGATATAAAAGTTGGTGTCTTCATCAGCAGTATATGTGGCTATCTCTGGTTCTCCTTTTAGTCCGTAGTTATATTCACTGTCATAATAATATGTATACCTTCCAACTCTTAGCTCCACATCAAGATCACTTGCAGGAACTACTTCCACAGTTATTTTTTGTCCCTTTTTTAATTTTACAACGTAAGTGTCTTTTTCATCCCTTCCACCGATATATCCTTTGTAATTTCCAGCAGTTATTTGGAGTGCGTTTTCTGGGTCTTCACTTGCATCTTCTCCAGAACCTGCATCGTTTTGTTCGAGAATAGAGACCTTCAAGGTATAATTGCCTATCTTGTCATAATCAGTTCCCTCAACAAAGACATTTATGTAGTATGTGTTGTCTTTTTCGCCATTCACGAATATTGCATTTTCTGCTTCCCTTTTTAATCCAGTGTTATATTCATGATCATAATAGTATTCGGTTCCTATTGCCAAGCCAACGTCAAAATCACTCTTTGGCAATACACTAACGCTAACTATATCTCCGGGTCCAACTTTTATAGCGTAGGTATCTGAGTTGTCGTCTTGACTTAAAATTCCAGTGTATGTTCCTGCTGTTATCTGAATTGCATCTTTCTGTTCTCCGCTTGCGTCTTTTCCAGAACCTGCATCATTCTGCTTAATTAACTCAACTTTTAGGGTATATTCTCCTGAACCATATACTCTAACAGCCGAAATGTAGTAGTTTGTTTTTCTATTTGGGACTCTTATCCATGTTTCTGCCTCTCCAGTGATACCTTCATTTTCTACATATTCTTCAGTAATCAAATACGTGTTCTGTTCTGTTGAATGCCCTAATCCAACATCAAGTCCTTCGTTTGGTATTAAAGTTACGGATAAGATGTCATCCTTGTCCATTTTTATTACATAAATATCTGCGTTGTCTCCTTCTGAGAGTGTTCCCTTGTATTCACCTGGGGTTATTAAGTATGCATTTTCTGCTTCGTCTGAAACATCCTCTTTAGAATCTATATCACTTGGTTTTTTGCTTTCTAGTTGCGTAGTAGTTGTACTTTCTTTTTCAGAAGTAGTCATGGTCTCTGTTTCTTCCGTAATAGTAGTTTCTGTTGATGTTACTTCTGTTTCTGTTACGGTATGTGTTTCAGGCGCTTTATTACATCCACTTATTAAAGTGATGCTAATTATTAGTATCACAATAAGTCCAAAAGTATAGAACTTCTTTGTTTGCATAAAGAATTACCTCCTTAGTAGTCCTGATATGAATTCCGTGCTTCATCTTTATATACTTTGTTATTTATCTTTATATTTTTTAAAGTAACTTGTCAATAATTTTGATATATTTCGCAATAAATGTTTATATTAATAAAATTATACATTACATTATTCAAGTTTAAATCTCTCTAGGAGCTAAGGTTTTTGAAAAATCATGCTGGAATTATAATCCCGGATAGTGATCAAAACACTTATAAGCAAGCTGTTGGTATTCCCAGGACGAAAATAGTGAATGTTGGATTCTAAAGGAAAAGCCTTTTAAATAAAACTCTGCTATACCCTTCAGCTTAAAGATCATTAGAGGTGATGCTCATGGCAACTAAAAAGGTTGGTTCAGCTGGAAGATTTGGTCCAAGATATGGTCTCAAGATTAGAAGAAGGGTAGCAGCTGTAGAAGCAAAGATGAAGCAGAAGCACACCTGCCCAGTTTGTGGAAGAAAGGCAGTTAGAAGAATAAGCACTGGAATTTGGCAGTGCCAAAAGTGTGGAGCAACCTTTGCTGGCGGAGCTTATTTGCCAGTCACACCAGCTGGAAAAGTTGCTAAAAGAGTAGTTTCAAGGGCTTGAGCCCTAATAACCCTTTTTTGGTGGGAAAAATGGTTGAAGTTGTTTATAGATGCGCAAAATGTGGGAAGGAAGTTAAGCTTGATTTAGCCATTGCAAGGGAAGTTCGCTGTACATACTGCGGAAGCAAGATACTTTACAAGCCGAGACCTAAAGTTGCAAGAAGAGTAAAAGCAATCTGAACTTTTTTGAAAGTTTCGATTTTTCAAAAAGCTTTTAATTGCTTTGTATTACTTATGAGTGATAGCGATGATGCTGATAACAACCTCACACAGACCTACAAGAAGAACGAGGAGTTTTGGGCATGATTTAGAGAGAGTGTTCCCTAATTCCACCTATCTAACTAGAGGAAAGAAGACAATCCAGGATTTGCTTATGGAGGCTTATGACAGAGGTTATGAGAGACTCTTAATAATAAATGTTTGGAAAGGAAATCCGCTTAAAATGA of Thermococcus sp. M39 contains these proteins:
- a CDS encoding TrpB-like pyridoxal phosphate-dependent enzyme, which encodes MEKVKAVLKPEEMPTKWYNILPDLPEPLAPPLDPETDEPISPEKLKRIFAEELVKQEMSSERFIKIPEEILEIYAKIGRPTPLFRATNLEKTLKTSARIYFKYEGATITGSHKINTALAQAYYAKNQGIERLVTETGAGQWGTALSLAGALFGLKIRVYMARASYQQKPYRKILMQTYGAEIFPSPSDRTNVGRKFLAQDPNHPGGLGIAISEAIEDVLNDENARYSLGSVLNHVLMHQTIIGEEARLQMELLGEEPTTIVGCVGGGSNFAGLAYPFVRDVLKGKAEYEFYAIEPRAAPSMTRGVYTYDYGDSGRLTPKIKMHTLGHTYYVPPIHAGGLRYHGLAPTLSILINHGIVKPRAYHQTEVFEAAVLFARTEGIVPAPESAHAVKGAIDLALEAKEKGEEKVILFNLSGHGLLDLKGYADFLEGKLQDYEPGEIPILKGY
- a CDS encoding ribonuclease P protein component 2 → MKERPKTLPPTLRDKHRYIAFQVIGERNFKKDEIKKAIWDASLRVLGELGTARAKPWFIKFDEKTQTGIVRCDRRYVEEVRFALAMLTEISGSKAIIRTLGVSGTIKRLRMKFLKEFGW
- the psmA gene encoding archaeal proteasome endopeptidase complex subunit alpha, whose amino-acid sequence is MAFVPPQAGYDRAITVFSPDGRLFQVQYAREAVKRGATAVGVKCKEGVVLAVEKRVTSRLIEPESYEKIFQIDDHIAAASSGIIADARVLVDRARLEAQIYRLTYGEPVPLTVLVKKICDLKQMHTQYGGVRPFGAALLMAGVNEKPELFETDPSGAYFEWKAVAIGSGRNTAMAIFEEKYREDMTLEDAIKLAVLALAKTMEEPSPENIEVAVITVEEKKFKKISKEKVAKCLEEALKEAEEEEVAEKEEDYTELDSNY
- a CDS encoding ribosome assembly factor SBDS yields the protein MPIDVDKAVIARLKTHGETFEILVDPYLARDFKEGKDVPIEEILATPYVFKDAHKGDKASEHEMEKIFGTSDPYEVAKIILKKGEVQLTAQQRREMLEEKKRQIATIIHKHAVDPRTGYPHPVDRILKAMEEAGVRVDVFKDAEAQVPDVIKAIRRFLPLKIEVKVIAVKIPSDYVGKAYGEVRKFGTIKREEWASDGSWMFLIEIPGGVEEEFYEKLNALTKGNVITKLIERKGL
- the rrp4 gene encoding exosome complex RNA-binding protein Rrp4, which produces MRRVFVQNRELVVPGTLLAQGPFKNGRGTFKEGNRIYSTVVGLVDIRNDFIRVIPLEGPYIPEVGDNVIGKIIDVKFSSWTVDIGAPYQATLRIQDAVEEKIDLLKTDLRKIFDIGDIIYAKVKAFNEVNQIDLTTKGMPFNGGPLKGGQIVKITPSKVPRLIGKGGSMINLIKKMTQTRIIVGQNGWVWVSGRKEELERVAIEAILKVDRESHTQGLTDRVKELLLTRLKELKDQGIIEEIPQIEEGEENDGKA
- the rrp41 gene encoding exosome complex exonuclease Rrp41, with translation MMGKPEDIKLINENGRRIDGRKKYELRPIKMEVGVLKNADGSAYVEWGKNKILAAVYGPREIHPKHLQRPDRAILRVRYNMAPFSVEERKKPGPDRRSVEISKVIRGALEPAIILELFPRTAIDVFIEVLQADAGTRVAGITAASLALADAGIPMKDLVSACAAGKIEGQIVLDLNKEEDNYGEADVPVAIMPIKNDITLLQMDGYLTKDEFLEAVRLAIKGAKAVYQKQREALKEKYLKIAQEVGE
- the rrp42 gene encoding exosome complex protein Rrp42 produces the protein MEVMASIMKDHIIELLKERKRIDGRGLEDLRPLEIKVNVIEKAEGSAWVKLGNTQVLVGIKLDLGEPFPDLPDKGVMTTNVELVPLASPTFEPGPPDERAIELARVVDRGIRESQAIDLEKLVIVPGKLVRVVFIDVHVLDHDGNLIDAAGIGAIAALLSTKMPKIEYNEETGEVVILDEYEPLPVTKIPIPVSFAKIGGTIVVDPNLEEEQVMDGKLTITTDENGHISAVQKSEGGSFKLEEVMYAVDVAFKKAQEIREKILEAVGKKE
- a CDS encoding 50S ribosomal protein L37ae, which codes for MLMATKKVGSAGRFGPRYGLKIRRRVAAVEAKMKQKHTCPVCGRKAVRRISTGIWQCQKCGATFAGGAYLPVTPAGKVAKRVVSRA
- a CDS encoding DNA-directed RNA polymerase subunit P; its protein translation is MVEVVYRCAKCGKEVKLDLAIAREVRCTYCGSKILYKPRPKVARRVKAI